Proteins from a single region of Juglans microcarpa x Juglans regia isolate MS1-56 chromosome 5S, Jm3101_v1.0, whole genome shotgun sequence:
- the LOC121268673 gene encoding molybdopterin synthase sulfur carrier subunit-like, which produces MDTMEGKINTQTSDPKPEGNKVPSVKIKVLFFARARDLTSLTEMPLEVPSGSSADDCLNDLVARFPGLEEIRECMVLALNEEYTTESTIVKENDELAIIPPISGG; this is translated from the coding sequence ATGGATACAATGGAAGGAAAGATTAACACTCAAACATCGGACCCTAAACCCGAGGGAAACAAAGTTCCATCTGTAAAGATAAAGGTTCTGTTCTTTGCAAGAGCTCGAGATCTTACTAGCTTGACTGAGATGCCATTGGAGGTGCCATCAGGCAGTTCTGCAGATGATTGTTTGAATGATCTTGTTGCCAGGTTTCCGGGCTTGGAAGAGATCCGTGAGTGCATGGTTCTTGCTCTAAATGAGGAGTACACTACTGAGTCAACTATTGTAAAAGAAAACGATGAGTTGGCCATTATACCTCCCATAAGTGGTggctaa